The DNA region ccttcttgTTAAATGTAAATCCGATGCCGTTATGAGAcgatttctttttttctattcgATCTGGTAAGATAGGAGTTATCAATGAATATAATGTGTATGAACTAATGAAAGTGAGAGGAAAACATGGAGATGATGATGCACATGGATCCCACTGCCCGGCCGGTGGACGGGACCTGTTCCCGGCTTAGCAGGAGAACAGGGACAGTGCCCCCGGCTCGTAAGCTGTTTGGACCTAAATAACAAAGATTAGGAATGAGAATGTTTATCTAGGGGCAAGATATAACGATTAATTGGGAAGTAATTTTCATTTGTGGAGACATTGACTCTACTAGATGTACTCTGTTGAATGTTTGTTGCTGAATGATTTTACTTACTATATATTATGCAGTTGAATGTTCAAAGATGCTGTGAATGTGGACAAGTGCTACCTGAAAGCTACGAGCCTCCTGCTGATGAAGATTGGACAACTGGAATTTTTGGATGTGCTGAAGATACTGAGAGTTGTAAGAGTCTCTTAGCCTTGCTGTTATGAATTTACGGTCAAATGCTGACATATCACCTAATTTGTGAATATTAGTTTTTGTCATCAAGGAAAATATATAATCCTTGCTTCATCAACTGATTTCAGTTAGACTAAGAACTATGAAAAAGCAGCATTGATTGAATAGTTGGAATCACAGAGATGTGTTGAAGCAGCAAAATGAAGCATTTAGGAGAATTTTAAGGATTAGAAAAGAATCACAGAATGGGTTGAAAGTCACTGATTGAATTCACTGTCCAGATGATGATATTACAGTTTTTATTTGGGATAATGTTTACTGGAAAATATTGACAATATTCCAAACTTAATTCCTTACTAAAGCacatttgatattttatcatgattattgatcacattgaaaattttacctTGTTTGACAGGCTGCACTGGACTCTTTTGCCCATGTGTGTTGTTCGGTCATAATGTTGAAACATTGAGAGAAGAAATTCCTTGGACTAATGCATGTGTTTGTCATGCCATGTGCATTGAAGGTGGATTGACACTTGCAGGGGCCACTGCACTCTTCCATGGAGTTGACCCCAAGACTTCATTCCTCATATTTGAATGTCTGCTTTTTGCTTGGTGGATGTGTGGCATCTATACTGGCCTGTTTCGACAATCATTACAGAAGAAATATCATCTCAAGGTTATTTTCTTAGAGTTGATAGTTAAGATTTTAATACTTTAAACAACAATGGTTTTGTAGAAGAACATGAGTAAGTGCTTGAACATGAATTATCTGGAAGTAGCATTAAGGCCATGgactaaaaattttagtttg from Mangifera indica cultivar Alphonso chromosome 8, CATAS_Mindica_2.1, whole genome shotgun sequence includes:
- the LOC123223335 gene encoding cell number regulator 6-like; protein product: MADRHTQSRYVKLTRNQKPSEDITPGELNQPVEVPQLNVQRCCECGQVLPESYEPPADEDWTTGIFGCAEDTESCCTGLFCPCVLFGHNVETLREEIPWTNACVCHAMCIEGGLTLAGATALFHGVDPKTSFLIFECLLFAWWMCGIYTGLFRQSLQKKYHLKNSPCDPCMVHCCMHWCALCQEHREMKNHLAENAASEEAVVNPPPVQEMNSGEKSESAESAPSSNDEHHCIELQLQPV